The following are encoded in a window of Rhizobium sp. WYJ-E13 genomic DNA:
- a CDS encoding bifunctional UDP-sugar hydrolase/5'-nucleotidase: MVRSFSFGLLTASILALSTSAAFADYELNILHINDFHSRIESINKFDSTCSAEEEGKNECFGGAARLKVAIDQRRQALTGKNTLLLNAGDNFQGSLFYTTYKGAAEAEMLNLMKFDAMTVGNHEFDDSEDGLATFLDKVQFPVVTANVKASAASKIGDRVKPSLVLDVGGQKIGIVGAVTNDTPELSSPGPNVTIVDDIKSITAEVEKLKGEGVNKIIALTHVGYPRDLAMIAKIPDVDVVVGGHSHSLLSNTDPKAEGPYPTMVDNPGGYKVPVVQAASYSKYLGDLVVNFDDNGVVKEAKGDPILIDSSFTPDPAVAARIVELAKPIEDLRKKVIGSSEGPIEGDRKVCRVKECSMGNLVADAILDRTRNQGVTIAIQNGGGLRASIDGGDVTQGEVITVLPFQNTLATFQLTGADIVKALENGVSQIDQGAGRFPQVAGLKFTFDQSKPVGSRVSDVQVKDGDTFVPIDNAKTYSVATNNFMRAGGDGYVAFKAGQNAYDYGPDLADVTAEYIAAHSPYKPYTDGRITEIAQAAPAPSAEQAPAAPVPAAPAPSAEPTPAPAAPAPTAPAPAVEPAPAASAPSTPSTHVIVAGDTFWDLAKTFYGDGAEWRKLSEANGSPNPRHLRIGEEIQVPAK; the protein is encoded by the coding sequence ATGGTGAGATCTTTTAGCTTCGGTCTTTTGACAGCGTCTATTCTGGCGCTGAGCACAAGCGCCGCATTTGCAGATTACGAACTCAATATTCTTCATATCAACGATTTCCACTCGCGCATCGAATCGATCAACAAGTTCGATTCCACGTGTTCTGCCGAGGAAGAGGGCAAGAACGAGTGCTTCGGCGGAGCCGCACGGCTGAAGGTCGCCATCGACCAGCGTCGCCAAGCCTTGACAGGTAAAAACACGCTGCTGCTCAATGCCGGCGACAACTTCCAGGGTTCGCTCTTCTACACGACCTACAAGGGCGCAGCTGAAGCCGAAATGCTGAACCTCATGAAGTTCGACGCCATGACGGTCGGCAATCATGAATTCGACGACAGCGAGGACGGGCTCGCAACCTTCCTCGACAAGGTGCAATTTCCGGTCGTCACCGCCAACGTCAAGGCAAGTGCCGCCTCCAAGATCGGCGACCGCGTCAAGCCTTCGCTCGTGCTTGATGTCGGCGGTCAGAAGATCGGCATCGTCGGCGCCGTCACCAACGATACGCCGGAGCTTTCCTCGCCCGGCCCCAACGTGACGATCGTCGATGACATCAAAAGCATCACGGCAGAGGTTGAGAAACTGAAAGGCGAAGGCGTCAACAAGATCATTGCGCTCACCCATGTCGGCTACCCGCGCGACCTCGCCATGATCGCCAAGATCCCCGATGTCGACGTGGTCGTCGGCGGCCATTCGCACAGCCTGCTGTCGAATACCGATCCGAAAGCCGAAGGTCCCTACCCGACAATGGTCGACAATCCCGGCGGCTATAAAGTGCCGGTGGTGCAGGCAGCCTCTTACAGCAAATATCTCGGCGATCTCGTCGTTAATTTCGACGATAATGGCGTCGTCAAGGAGGCCAAGGGCGATCCCATCCTGATCGATTCTTCCTTCACCCCCGATCCGGCCGTCGCGGCGCGCATTGTCGAACTGGCAAAGCCGATCGAGGACCTGCGCAAGAAGGTGATCGGCTCCTCCGAAGGCCCCATCGAGGGAGACCGCAAGGTCTGCCGCGTCAAGGAATGCTCGATGGGCAATCTGGTGGCCGATGCCATCCTCGACCGTACCAGGAACCAGGGCGTGACCATTGCCATCCAAAACGGCGGCGGTCTGCGTGCCTCGATCGATGGCGGTGACGTCACCCAGGGCGAGGTCATCACCGTGCTGCCCTTCCAGAATACGCTCGCCACCTTCCAGCTGACCGGTGCCGATATCGTCAAGGCGCTCGAAAACGGCGTCAGCCAGATCGACCAGGGGGCCGGCCGTTTCCCGCAGGTCGCCGGTCTGAAATTCACCTTCGACCAGTCGAAGCCGGTCGGCAGCCGCGTCAGCGACGTGCAGGTCAAGGACGGCGACACTTTCGTTCCGATCGACAATGCCAAGACCTACAGCGTTGCCACCAACAATTTCATGCGCGCCGGCGGCGACGGTTATGTCGCCTTCAAAGCCGGCCAGAATGCCTATGACTACGGGCCGGACCTAGCCGACGTGACAGCCGAGTATATTGCCGCGCACTCGCCCTACAAGCCTTATACGGACGGCCGCATCACTGAAATTGCGCAGGCGGCACCTGCTCCCTCCGCAGAGCAGGCTCCTGCAGCCCCTGTACCCGCGGCCCCGGCTCCATCTGCCGAACCGACCCCAGCTCCAGCAGCACCGGCCCCAACCGCTCCCGCTCCGGCAGTTGAACCCGCCCCGGCAGCCTCCGCACCATCAACACCCTCGACCCACGTCATCGTTGCCGGCGATACTTTCTGGGATCTCGCCAAGACCTTTTACGGCGATGGCGCCGAATGGCGCAAACTCTCGGAAGCCAATGGCAGCCCGAACCCACGCCATCTGCGGATCGGCGAGGAAATCCAGGTTCCCGCCAAGTAA
- the hemH gene encoding ferrochelatase, whose amino-acid sequence MTDTTLRPADHPAVKFGKVGVLLVNLGTPDGTDYTSMRRYLREFLTDKRVIEWSPWKWYPILFGIVLNTRPQKVGKAYETIWNKDLNESWLRTYTRNQSDFMAERLRDLPNVKVDWAMRYGTPSIPSRIEALKDEGCDRILLFPLYPQYAAATTATVNDKAFQKLLAMRWQPALRTVPDYHDDETYIEALAKSVEQHLATLDWKPEMLLASFHGIPLSYFQQGDPYYCQCQKTGRLLRERLGLTKENFMVTFQSRFGPEEWLQPYTDKTVEKLAQDGVKRIAVMNPGFVSDCLETLEEIAEQAAHSFKHNGGEQFTHIPCLNDSDDGMQVLEKVVRRELLGWI is encoded by the coding sequence ATGACAGATACTACACTCCGCCCGGCGGACCATCCCGCCGTCAAATTCGGCAAGGTCGGCGTCCTGCTGGTCAATCTCGGCACGCCTGACGGCACCGATTATACGTCCATGCGCCGCTACCTGCGCGAATTCCTGACCGACAAACGCGTCATCGAATGGTCGCCCTGGAAGTGGTACCCGATCCTGTTCGGCATCGTCCTCAACACGCGCCCGCAAAAGGTCGGCAAAGCCTACGAGACGATCTGGAACAAGGATCTGAACGAAAGCTGGCTGCGCACCTACACCCGCAACCAGTCCGACTTCATGGCTGAACGCCTGAGGGACTTGCCCAACGTCAAGGTCGATTGGGCGATGCGTTACGGCACACCATCGATCCCCTCGCGCATCGAAGCGCTGAAGGACGAAGGCTGCGACCGCATCCTGCTCTTCCCGCTCTATCCGCAATATGCGGCAGCCACCACCGCCACCGTCAACGACAAGGCTTTCCAGAAGCTGCTCGCCATGCGCTGGCAGCCGGCGCTGCGCACGGTGCCGGATTATCATGACGACGAGACCTACATCGAAGCGCTCGCAAAATCAGTAGAGCAGCATCTCGCTACTCTCGACTGGAAGCCGGAGATGCTGCTTGCCTCCTTCCACGGCATTCCACTCTCCTATTTCCAGCAAGGCGATCCCTATTACTGTCAGTGCCAGAAAACCGGCCGCCTGTTGCGTGAGCGTCTAGGGCTCACGAAAGAGAATTTCATGGTCACCTTCCAATCCCGCTTCGGACCGGAAGAATGGCTGCAGCCCTATACCGACAAGACCGTCGAGAAGCTGGCGCAGGACGGCGTCAAGCGCATCGCCGTCATGAACCCCGGCTTCGTTTCCGACTGTCTGGAGACGCTGGAGGAGATCGCGGAACAGGCCGCCCATTCTTTCAAGCACAACGGCGGCGAGCAGTTCACGCATATTCCCTGCCTGAATGACAGCGATGACGGCATGCAGGTGCTGGAAAAGGTTGTGCGTCGCGAGCTTCTGGGCTGGATATGA
- a CDS encoding SPFH domain-containing protein translates to MLLSGFDILVIVLVIFVILVLFAGIKTVPQGYRYTIERFGRYTRTLEPGLNLITPFIERVGARMNVMEQVLNVPTQEVITKDNASVSADAVSFYQVLNAAQAAYQVSNLENAILNLTMTNIRSVMGSMDLDELLSNRDAINDRLLRVVDEAVQPWGIKVTRVEIKDIQPPRDLVDAMARQMKAEREKRAQVLEAEGSRNAQILRAEGAKQSAILQAEGQREAAFRNAEARERLAEAEAKATKMVSEAIAAGNIQAINYFVAQKYTEALTSIGQANNAKVVLMPMEASSILGSLGGIGAIAREVFGDGSNPPPPPRPRPGPARSTPPVSAAPPSSFNPNPES, encoded by the coding sequence ATGCTGCTGAGCGGCTTCGATATTCTCGTGATCGTATTGGTGATTTTCGTCATCCTGGTGCTCTTTGCGGGCATCAAGACGGTTCCGCAGGGTTATCGCTACACGATCGAGCGCTTCGGCCGCTATACGCGCACGCTGGAACCCGGCCTGAACCTGATCACCCCTTTCATCGAGCGGGTCGGCGCCCGGATGAACGTGATGGAGCAGGTGCTGAACGTGCCGACCCAGGAGGTGATTACCAAGGACAATGCCTCGGTCTCTGCCGATGCCGTGTCCTTCTACCAGGTGCTGAATGCCGCTCAGGCCGCCTATCAGGTTTCCAACCTGGAAAATGCGATCCTTAACCTCACCATGACCAATATTCGCTCCGTCATGGGCTCCATGGATCTCGATGAGCTGCTCTCCAATCGCGATGCGATCAACGACCGGCTGCTGCGCGTCGTGGACGAGGCCGTGCAGCCCTGGGGCATCAAGGTCACCCGCGTCGAGATCAAGGATATTCAACCGCCCCGCGACCTCGTCGATGCGATGGCCCGCCAGATGAAGGCCGAGCGCGAGAAACGTGCCCAGGTGCTGGAAGCTGAAGGTTCGCGCAACGCGCAGATCCTGAGAGCCGAAGGCGCCAAGCAGTCCGCCATCCTTCAGGCCGAAGGCCAGCGGGAAGCGGCCTTCCGCAATGCCGAAGCCCGCGAGCGTTTGGCCGAAGCAGAAGCCAAGGCGACAAAGATGGTCTCGGAAGCGATCGCCGCCGGCAACATCCAGGCAATCAACTATTTCGTGGCGCAGAAATACACCGAAGCACTGACCTCGATCGGCCAGGCGAACAATGCCAAGGTCGTGCTGATGCCGATGGAGGCCTCCTCCATTCTCGGCTCGCTCGGCGGCATCGGCGCAATTGCCCGCGAGGTCTTTGGCGACGGCAGCAATCCACCTCCGCCTCCGCGCCCCCGCCCCGGTCCCGCGCGCTCGACACCGCCCGTCAGCGCAGCTCCGCCCAGTTCTTTCAATCCTAATCCGGAGAGCTGA
- a CDS encoding NfeD family protein, whose product MLAKIVGELGPWSWWVAGLVLLAAELVAPGFFLVWIGLAALSVGALSLLFWDTAFWVWQLQALLFAAFAVISTLIGRRLTLRNSKTDEPFLNQRGASLVGRTATLHEPIREGRGRIRLDDTTWRVMGPDLPAGTQVRVVSSNGRDLTVEPI is encoded by the coding sequence ATGCTGGCGAAGATCGTCGGCGAACTTGGGCCGTGGAGCTGGTGGGTAGCAGGCCTGGTGCTGCTTGCCGCCGAATTGGTCGCGCCGGGCTTCTTTCTGGTCTGGATCGGCCTTGCAGCACTTAGCGTCGGCGCGTTGTCGCTGCTCTTCTGGGATACCGCTTTCTGGGTCTGGCAGCTTCAGGCGCTTCTCTTCGCCGCCTTTGCGGTCATCTCCACACTTATCGGTCGGCGGTTGACGCTACGCAACAGCAAGACCGACGAACCTTTCCTCAACCAGCGCGGCGCGAGCCTCGTCGGCCGCACAGCCACACTGCACGAACCGATCCGCGAAGGCCGCGGCCGCATTCGCCTCGACGATACGACGTGGCGGGTGATGGGGCCGGATCTTCCGGCTGGAACCCAAGTCAGGGTCGTTTCCAGCAACGGTCGCGACCTGACGGTAGAGCCGATCTGA
- a CDS encoding SIS domain-containing protein, with protein MIRRAVKLVENSLLQSGKRTISIERLALEALERAFDDGLAGPFTRAVEMIGENSGRVIVTGVGKSGHIGTKIAATFASTGTPAFFVHAAEANHGDLGMIAGDDLVLAISKGGESAELKSIISYTRRFSIPLIAMTCSPQSSLATAADIVLLIPNEEEACPNGLAPTTSTMMQLALGDALAIALLDARGFTATDFHVFHPGGKLGASLMHVADIMHTGDRLPLVVKGTSVPDAIRVLSHKHFGCVGVLDAEGRLCGIVTDGDMSRNLSRNLAELTVDDIMTRAPKTVSPTILATAALALLEQYKIGALIVTDDDQRPIGLVHFHDLLRIGVA; from the coding sequence ATGATCAGGAGAGCGGTGAAACTCGTCGAAAACAGCCTGCTTCAGTCGGGCAAGCGCACGATCAGTATCGAAAGACTCGCCCTCGAGGCGCTCGAACGCGCTTTCGATGATGGGCTGGCTGGACCCTTTACCCGTGCGGTCGAAATGATCGGCGAAAATTCCGGCCGCGTGATCGTGACCGGCGTCGGCAAGAGCGGCCATATCGGCACGAAGATCGCTGCCACTTTCGCTTCGACAGGCACACCTGCCTTTTTCGTGCATGCGGCGGAAGCCAATCACGGCGATCTCGGCATGATCGCCGGCGACGATCTGGTGCTGGCGATCTCCAAGGGTGGTGAAAGCGCGGAACTGAAGAGCATCATTTCCTACACGCGGCGTTTTTCCATCCCGCTGATTGCAATGACCTGCAGCCCGCAGTCCTCACTGGCGACGGCCGCCGATATCGTTCTGCTGATCCCCAACGAGGAAGAGGCCTGTCCAAATGGGCTGGCGCCAACCACATCGACGATGATGCAGCTTGCGCTCGGCGACGCGCTGGCGATTGCGCTTCTTGACGCGCGAGGCTTTACGGCGACGGATTTCCATGTCTTCCATCCCGGCGGCAAGCTGGGTGCCAGCCTGATGCATGTTGCCGACATCATGCATACCGGTGACCGCCTGCCGCTGGTCGTGAAGGGCACGTCCGTGCCGGATGCGATCAGAGTATTGTCGCACAAGCATTTCGGCTGCGTCGGCGTGCTGGATGCCGAAGGCCGGCTTTGCGGCATCGTCACGGATGGTGACATGTCCCGCAACCTCAGCCGCAATCTTGCGGAGTTGACGGTCGACGACATCATGACGCGCGCGCCGAAGACGGTCAGCCCGACGATCCTGGCGACGGCAGCCCTGGCGCTGCTCGAGCAATACAAGATCGGCGCGCTTATCGTCACTGACGACGACCAGCGTCCGATAGGCCTGGTTCACTTCCACGATCTCTTAAGGATCGGCGTCGCCTGA
- a CDS encoding outer membrane beta-barrel protein — protein sequence MGQGKQTSSVTPLRAMSRAVSVAAIGLLIAPVAYAQQTTSQQQSASPTNSRTGATSTTQRAGANNAPDFGDAGDTTTAPANAAAQAADSVAAPASATQPDDEITGAILDEDMRRLNTREPRFDETSTRKVPGSASTEETPGIPLGSFVLRPSVTQTINSEITKDGGTKKSRGFLETDMGATLTSDWSRHQLTVTSEGAWQKNISGEGEEQPSFKIDGDLRLDLSRDTVGHITGGYNFYREDTDDPDAIANADQQSDVQEFTGGASIEHDFGILRGTAAVALSRSIYSDATLSNGTTVSLSDRNQTTGTVRGRIGYELSPALIPFIEASVGKTNYDERTDSSGYQRSGDSYGAKGGVQVDMGEKLKGEVAVGYATADFDDNRLKSIDTATLDASLLWSPIRGTNVNLDLQTSIQPSTSAGESGYVSHQLTTTVDHQLRDNLVATVIGGVTLRDYPSGSTISDETVYTASSGLVWNINRYLDFTNTLGYELTTRKEGDDSQQWRAGVGLKLKR from the coding sequence ATGGGCCAGGGAAAACAGACGAGCAGTGTGACGCCGCTCCGCGCCATGAGCCGTGCCGTCTCCGTTGCGGCTATCGGCCTGCTGATTGCACCCGTCGCTTACGCGCAACAGACGACATCGCAGCAGCAATCGGCAAGCCCTACGAATTCGCGCACCGGGGCCACCTCCACCACACAGCGCGCCGGCGCGAACAATGCGCCGGACTTTGGTGATGCAGGCGACACCACGACCGCTCCCGCCAATGCCGCCGCCCAAGCCGCGGATTCCGTCGCAGCACCTGCCTCGGCAACGCAGCCCGATGACGAGATTACCGGCGCAATCCTCGACGAGGATATGCGCAGGCTGAACACTCGCGAGCCGCGCTTTGACGAAACATCAACGCGAAAAGTGCCTGGGAGTGCCTCGACCGAAGAAACGCCGGGCATCCCTCTCGGCAGCTTCGTGCTGCGCCCAAGTGTCACCCAGACGATCAACAGCGAGATCACCAAGGACGGTGGCACAAAAAAGAGCCGCGGCTTCCTCGAAACCGATATGGGCGCGACGCTGACCTCCGACTGGAGCCGGCATCAGTTGACCGTCACCTCCGAGGGCGCCTGGCAGAAAAACATCAGCGGCGAGGGTGAAGAGCAGCCTTCCTTCAAGATCGATGGCGATCTGCGGCTGGACCTGTCGCGCGACACGGTCGGCCACATCACCGGCGGCTATAATTTCTATCGCGAGGATACGGATGATCCGGACGCGATCGCCAACGCCGATCAGCAGTCCGATGTGCAGGAATTTACCGGCGGCGCTTCCATCGAGCACGATTTCGGGATCTTGCGCGGAACGGCCGCCGTTGCACTCTCCCGCTCGATCTATTCGGACGCCACGCTCTCGAACGGCACGACGGTTTCGCTGAGCGACCGCAATCAGACGACAGGCACGGTTCGCGGTCGTATCGGCTATGAACTGTCGCCGGCACTCATTCCGTTCATCGAAGCGTCAGTTGGCAAAACCAATTATGACGAACGCACCGATTCCTCGGGTTATCAGCGTTCGGGAGATAGCTACGGCGCCAAGGGCGGCGTGCAGGTCGATATGGGCGAAAAGCTCAAGGGCGAGGTTGCGGTCGGTTATGCAACGGCGGACTTCGATGACAACAGGCTGAAATCGATCGATACGGCAACACTCGATGCCAGCCTGCTCTGGTCGCCGATCCGCGGAACGAATGTCAATCTCGATCTCCAGACCAGCATCCAGCCCTCCACCTCGGCAGGTGAAAGCGGCTATGTCTCGCATCAGCTGACGACGACGGTCGATCATCAGCTGCGCGACAATCTGGTGGCGACGGTCATCGGCGGCGTGACGCTGCGCGATTATCCAAGCGGCAGCACCATAAGTGACGAGACGGTTTACACCGCCTCGTCTGGTCTCGTCTGGAATATCAATCGTTACCTCGACTTCACCAACACGCTTGGCTACGAGCTGACGACACGCAAGGAAGGCGACGACTCGCAGCAATGGCGAGCCGGCGTCGGTCTCAAATTGAAGCGCTGA
- the galU gene encoding UTP--glucose-1-phosphate uridylyltransferase GalU — protein MAQHKKVRKAVFPVAGLGTRFLPATKAVPKEMLTVVDKPIIQYVVDEALEAGIEHLVFVTGRNKHVIEDYFDIHFELEQTLKERAKKAEITLLQQQLPKAGTVSFTRQQEPLGLGHAVWCAREIVGDEPFALLLPDMIMKDKKGCMKGMIELYEHSGGNIIAVEECAPDQAHKYGIVGVGDAIGEGFRITGMVEKPAKGTAPSNFFINGRYILQPEVFKILESQERGAGNEIQLTDGMLKLLKEQDFAGYHFKGETYDCGAKDGFILANVAFALERADIRPSVEDGFRNLLARLN, from the coding sequence GTGGCTCAGCATAAGAAAGTTCGTAAGGCAGTATTTCCAGTCGCGGGACTGGGGACGCGGTTCCTTCCGGCTACCAAAGCGGTTCCGAAGGAAATGCTGACTGTTGTCGACAAGCCAATTATTCAGTATGTCGTCGACGAAGCACTTGAAGCAGGCATTGAACATCTGGTTTTTGTTACTGGCCGTAACAAGCACGTCATCGAAGACTACTTCGATATTCATTTCGAACTTGAGCAGACGCTCAAGGAGCGCGCCAAGAAGGCGGAAATCACCCTCCTGCAGCAGCAGCTTCCCAAGGCAGGCACGGTGAGCTTTACCCGTCAGCAGGAGCCGCTCGGCCTCGGCCACGCCGTCTGGTGCGCCCGCGAGATCGTCGGCGACGAGCCTTTCGCGCTGCTTCTGCCCGACATGATCATGAAGGACAAAAAGGGCTGCATGAAGGGCATGATTGAGCTCTACGAGCACAGCGGCGGCAACATTATCGCCGTCGAGGAATGTGCTCCCGATCAGGCTCACAAATACGGCATCGTCGGCGTTGGTGATGCGATCGGCGAGGGCTTCCGCATCACAGGCATGGTGGAAAAGCCGGCCAAGGGCACCGCTCCTTCCAACTTCTTCATCAACGGTCGCTACATCCTGCAGCCGGAAGTCTTCAAGATCCTGGAAAGCCAGGAACGCGGCGCCGGCAACGAAATCCAACTCACCGACGGCATGCTGAAGCTGCTCAAGGAACAGGATTTCGCAGGCTATCACTTCAAGGGCGAGACTTACGACTGCGGTGCCAAGGATGGTTTCATCCTCGCCAACGTTGCCTTTGCTCTCGAGCGAGCGGACATTCGCCCGAGCGTCGAAGACGGCTTCAGGAACCTGCTCGCCCGTCTGAACTAA
- a CDS encoding lytic murein transglycosylase, with amino-acid sequence MTQKYTHSLRGLALAIVVATAAGLAPNNAKADARFQKWIADFYQTAAQSGISKATYQKAFSGVSEPDPTVLEKATYQPEFTSKIWDYVDSRVNPYTVEIGRKMAAKHAKTLDAIQRQFGVDKSILLAIWSMESNYGAVLAKDERLHYVPRALATLAYADPKRGKYAKKQLIAALKILQNGDVPAREMTGSWAGAMGHTQFIPTSYLLYAVDADGNGHRDIWNSVPDALATSANLLMKNGWDAGRTWGYEVAVPASAAKQVGKTHTLAQWAALGLKRPSGKPFKDGQSRAVLKMPAGSDGPGFLMTANFFTIKNYNASDSYALAVGLLADQIAGYGGMQQRWPRPEGALDITEKFELQTRLKTLGYYSGDVDGNFGSGSKAAIAAVQERIGMQPDGEPSLSLLHALRR; translated from the coding sequence ATGACCCAGAAATACACACACTCCCTTCGTGGTCTTGCTCTCGCCATCGTTGTCGCCACTGCGGCTGGACTGGCCCCCAATAACGCAAAAGCCGATGCCCGGTTCCAGAAGTGGATCGCGGACTTTTACCAAACTGCTGCTCAGAGTGGCATCAGTAAGGCAACGTACCAAAAAGCCTTTTCTGGGGTAAGCGAACCCGATCCCACAGTCCTCGAAAAGGCCACCTATCAGCCTGAATTTACATCGAAGATTTGGGACTATGTCGATTCCCGCGTCAACCCCTACACTGTGGAAATTGGCCGCAAGATGGCTGCCAAACACGCTAAAACGCTCGATGCCATCCAGCGCCAGTTCGGTGTCGACAAGTCGATTCTGCTGGCGATCTGGTCGATGGAATCAAATTACGGCGCCGTTCTCGCAAAAGATGAGCGTCTTCACTATGTGCCGCGAGCGCTGGCCACACTTGCCTATGCCGACCCCAAGCGCGGCAAATACGCCAAGAAGCAGTTGATCGCAGCCCTGAAAATCCTGCAGAACGGGGACGTCCCCGCCAGGGAGATGACTGGCTCCTGGGCCGGCGCCATGGGCCACACCCAATTCATCCCGACGAGCTATCTTCTTTACGCGGTCGACGCGGATGGCAATGGCCATCGCGACATCTGGAATTCCGTGCCCGATGCGCTGGCGACCTCGGCGAATCTTCTGATGAAGAATGGCTGGGATGCCGGCAGAACCTGGGGTTACGAGGTCGCAGTACCTGCTTCTGCGGCAAAGCAGGTTGGCAAGACGCACACGCTTGCTCAGTGGGCAGCACTCGGTCTCAAACGCCCGAGCGGTAAGCCCTTCAAGGATGGGCAGAGCCGCGCCGTCTTGAAGATGCCGGCCGGTTCCGATGGTCCAGGTTTCCTGATGACGGCCAACTTCTTCACGATCAAGAACTACAATGCCTCCGACAGCTATGCACTCGCCGTCGGCCTCCTCGCAGACCAGATCGCCGGCTATGGCGGCATGCAGCAGCGCTGGCCACGCCCGGAAGGCGCTCTCGACATCACCGAAAAGTTCGAACTGCAGACGCGTTTGAAGACGCTCGGCTATTATAGCGGCGACGTCGACGGCAATTTCGGCTCCGGCTCCAAGGCTGCGATCGCCGCCGTACAGGAGCGTATCGGCATGCAGCCGGATGGTGAGCCATCACTTTCGCTTCTCCACGCGCTGCGCCGCTAG
- a CDS encoding SGNH family hydrolase has protein sequence MTRKTNRTRWIRVLVFAAAALSLCLGSMVPMHYAEAQELRYQRRSILDFFLGRRYIDENPQPEMRDQPRRQQQQRRRPPAAQKAVTPTRTAPVTPAEPVVQKLDSAQKILVVGDFLAGGLGDGLTAAFETSPGVVVEARSNVSSGLVRDDYYNWPGELPKMIDELKPAMVVVMIGANDRQQMVTDVGKEKFRTDGWFTEYQRRVLAFGKEITGRKIPLLWVGLPAFESDSMTSDAVQMNQLYRNQMENIGGEFVDIWDGFVDENGKFIVTGSDVNGQQVRLRTTDGINLTQAGRRKLAFYVEKPARRILGTQASPDLVRLDPGNLPALTLPTDPVEHTQPISLSDPNLDGGAELLGASRAMPVTLTKSPRDLLVEQGEMAPAPAGRIDDYRMPTLRTTAETSIK, from the coding sequence ATGACGAGAAAAACTAACCGGACCCGATGGATTCGCGTGCTTGTGTTTGCCGCAGCCGCGCTTTCCCTTTGCCTCGGCTCGATGGTGCCGATGCACTATGCCGAAGCGCAGGAGCTTCGCTACCAGCGCCGGTCCATCCTCGATTTCTTTCTCGGGCGCCGCTACATCGATGAGAATCCGCAGCCCGAAATGCGGGACCAGCCCAGACGGCAGCAGCAGCAGCGCCGGCGCCCGCCAGCAGCACAGAAGGCCGTAACCCCGACGCGAACGGCGCCCGTAACGCCGGCTGAGCCGGTTGTTCAAAAGCTGGATAGCGCCCAGAAAATCCTTGTTGTCGGCGACTTCCTCGCTGGTGGCCTCGGTGACGGCCTCACTGCAGCCTTTGAAACCTCTCCAGGTGTCGTGGTCGAAGCCCGCAGCAATGTGTCATCGGGTCTCGTACGCGACGACTATTACAACTGGCCCGGCGAATTGCCGAAGATGATCGACGAACTGAAGCCGGCGATGGTCGTCGTCATGATCGGCGCCAATGATCGCCAGCAGATGGTGACCGATGTCGGCAAGGAAAAATTCCGTACCGACGGCTGGTTTACCGAATACCAGCGCCGCGTACTTGCCTTTGGCAAGGAGATCACAGGCCGCAAGATCCCGTTGCTCTGGGTCGGACTTCCCGCCTTCGAATCCGATTCGATGACATCCGACGCCGTGCAGATGAACCAGCTCTATCGCAACCAGATGGAGAACATCGGCGGCGAATTCGTCGATATCTGGGACGGCTTCGTGGATGAGAACGGTAAATTCATCGTCACCGGCTCCGACGTCAACGGCCAGCAAGTGCGCCTGCGCACCACTGACGGCATCAACCTGACACAGGCGGGCCGCCGCAAGCTCGCCTTCTATGTCGAAAAGCCGGCGCGCCGCATTCTCGGCACCCAGGCGAGTCCCGACCTCGTGCGCCTCGATCCCGGCAACCTGCCGGCACTGACGCTGCCCACCGATCCAGTGGAACATACGCAGCCGATCAGCCTGTCCGACCCGAACCTTGATGGCGGAGCCGAATTGCTCGGCGCCAGCAGGGCTATGCCTGTGACGCTGACGAAATCGCCGCGCGATCTCCTGGTCGAGCAGGGAGAAATGGCACCGGCACCCGCAGGCCGCATCGACGACTATCGCATGCCGACGCTGAGGACGACGGCAGAAACTTCTATAAAATGA